The genomic interval CCTAGCTCTTCTGGGTACGAATTCGTGGCGGCATCTCCGAGGTCCTATATATCCAGTCTCCACGCCACCATCGGCACCACCCACATTTTTTGATTGAACATCGATGACCCATAGACTTTGCTTCTAACTCTTACTGACACAATACTAAAACTAGAGCATCAATGGCTGATCTATACTAACCCTCGACGATTGCTTCCTTCATGGCCTTCTAGTTGCTGAAGGTGATAAATCCGATATCCCGGCCTCTCGGTCTCGTGGTCGTTGATGATCAACGATTCCAAGATCTCGCCAAAGGGAGCGAGATCTCTTTCTAGCTCTTCATTGTTGGTGACCTAAGGGTGAGCCTTCGACGAAGCAATGAACTCGATCTCGGCAGAGAGTCTGGCCCAACGATAGAATTTGTTAATCTATATTTTCTATTCGATCTCACTCGTGACTCTTTAACCATATTGTTGTTTGATCTCAAACGATTGAGGTCGTTGATGATCAATGATTCCATGATCTCGGCAAAGGGAGCTAGATCTTTTTCTAACGCTTCGTTGTTAGTGGCCTAAGATGAGCCTCTAACGAAGCAACGAACTCGATCTCGGCAGAGAGTCTGGCCCAatgatataattttttaatctATATTTTCTATTCGATCTCACTCGCGACTCTTTAGTCATATTGTTGTTATCACATCCCAGGACCTACTCCGctgtaacacgatattgtccgctttaGGCATAGTcctcacggttttgtttcTGGGAGCTCACGAGAAACTTCCCAATAGGTCACCCATCTTGGGATTGCTCTAGCtcgagcaagcttaacttcggagtttcTATCCCCTCCGAAGCCATTGAGCCCTAAAAGACCTCGTGTTAGTTAGAGGTGGGCGTATACATATAAGACATATCATCCCTTCTCTGTTGaccgatgtgggatattacaattGTTTGATCTCAAACGATTGGAAATGTGGTACACATGTTGAAATGAACGGTTGGGAAGACCCGTGTATCTATACGGGCCGTGCACTGAATAAGTTTCGTAGCCCCAAATACATGAATTGCGTAGTTCTAAAACCAGAAACGAACACCAACCCAGAAAAAGCACGGATCAAGAAGAAGCAATACCTGTGTGTTGGCCTTGGTCTCCAACTCAGGCTCGTTTTTGTGTTGGCCTTGATGTCCGATTGAAAGGGTTGAGGGTGAAGCAAAAACAAGAGGAATAAACGTCAGGGGGTTTAAGCTCTTTGAATAACTCTGAGGTTTAAGGCTTTAGCACTCACCGACCGAGACGTGATTAAGAAAGAGAGCAGGGGTAAAAAAgttcacacataagagtaaAAAGCAAATAGATAGATACTTTAATGATTGACATAAGCCTCTTTATATATTGGATGGTAACTAGTTTCTCTATCTTTATACCGAATAGAAACCCTATTATTATATGTAACTTGATGTTCCTAATCCTTTATTGTACAGACAATCACATAAAGTTTATTTCCTAAAACCCTCTCCTTTCTATGGCGCATCTATACAATGCTTTCATCTTCATGTTTCCTCGATACAACCTTGTTAAAGAATAGTAAAACTCAATTGGACAAAAATTACATTAGACAAAGGACAAGTAAAGCACAAGGCACAATCCTTTTGAAtatgatgtagactccccttAATTTTTAAAGCATTCTAAGAGTAATGATAAAATCCACATTCCAATGCTTTTGACATGTTTTTCAAAAGTAGAATTAGAATAAACTCGGTAAATATGTGTCAcattattctcataactaactTGATTCACCTGAATCTTGAGaagattttgttgttgttgatagGCTCCGTTGAATAAAATAGATTGAATGTGTTGGGTGCAGTGTTATGAATCTTATTTATTCTTTTTAAGCTGTGTTTGTTTAAAGGAATGGAAGATAAATGAAACTGATTCTTTGGATTTTTCCATGGACATGGTAAATTGCAATTCCCATCATGTTTCCTTTCCTCTGTTGGACAAAGTCTGATACATGTAGAACTGTCACATAAATCTATAAGGTTGTGGATAAATATGACAATTAATGATTTCCAATAAGGATAATAAAGTCCTAAATTTTAGGAATAGATGGTGGAGTTTGTTGGGAAAGTGAATCCTTTGAGTGGTGGAGAGAAGCATTTTcctccaaaatttcgagtgaTGTACTTAGTTTGGTTGTTCAAACTAAATTTGGGAGTCTTAAAGGGTTTATCTATTTGCTGAACTTTGATGTATTTTGACGGGAGTTTTTATTCATATCTCCTAAAATAACAGTTGGACCTCCCTCTTTTTTCAAATTAGTATTGACTttttcaacatatatgaaattactaaaatgatatataagagtgaaaaaaagaaaaaaaaagagaattcTAAACATACCTATTTTGCAATAGCAAATATAaatgaatttttcttttttcgtcaATTCTTTATTTATCACAGGAAAACTGCCATTTGGAAATTGGAATAAGATAACTTATTTAATTacttttttattgttaaaaaattacaacaaaTAATACTATCAATCTTCATACATTAATTAAAAAGCTATATGAGTTTTGATAAACTTCGTTTAGGATCTGAGGGAAACAATTCTTCAATTgatgtttgaattttttgtgTTGATTTTAATATTTGGTGAGTTCCAAaacaatgaatgaaaaaaacaacgacattattaattataaatttaggaGTGAAAgtgaaaattaatttgagatgGATTGTGTAATTATTAAGAATTTTTCGAGTTGTCtataataattgaatattacaattagaaagaaattaatagataaTAATTTGATTGGATTATGAGCATTTTCGAAAAATTAAAGAGGTCTAAATAGCATTTTGAGCCTTTGTAAAAGTGAAATAGAgatttattaaataaaaaagtcCAAATACTATTTTGAAAGGTAGGAACAAAAACTCCATATTTTGACCaacgataaaaaaaaaagaatttgtttctaacaaaaaataataaataaattagcgAGAAAAAAAACTTGCACATACGCAGCAGACAGAGCAGGGTACACAAAAGATGGGAAAGAATTGGTCTTTTCCGTTTCGTGAGTTGCTATAACAAAGCAATGAAAACAGCCCAGATCACTCTCTTCCTTTTCTACTCTCCCCACTTTCGCCCCCTTTTTGCAGATTGGATCCCAAATCCCACTTCTTCCCCTTCGCATTTCATCTCCAGATTCCATTTGGGTTTCAATGGGGGCAACATGGAGAAAAGTCGCTTACGGAGGAATGCAGCCCGGGTTTGACGACAACCACACGGACGACTCATTCCTCGAAGAAATGGTTATGAACGCCAACGTTGTCAAACGTGACATCCTCAAAGTCATGCTCCACTCTGTTTCCATCTCCCAGTACCTCTGCATTGTCGCCCTCGTCGGTCTTGTCTGGACTTACACCCTCAGATCAATCCTCAACGAAAACTCTCTCCTCCTTCTTGACGTCACCCTCCTCGGTTTGGGGTTCCTCGTTCTTCTCCTCACCGAAGAAATGCTCTCCTTCAATCTCTTCCTACGTTACTTGCTCAACATCTCGTTTTTCATCAGTGGGTTGTATGTTTTGGCTCCAATATACCAGACGCTGACGACTTCCATAAGCTCCAACTCCATATGGGCCGTCACGGTTGCGTTACTTGTGCTGCATTTGTTTCTGCATGACTACTTTGGCTCGACTGTGAGGGCCCCAGGGGCGCTGCACAATCCGACATTGAGGAGTTGCATCTCGTTGAATGCTTCTGTTGTTGCCTCCGTGTTTATAGCTTCCTGTCTTCGGTCGAGGCTGCTGGTGTTTGCGAACATGCTGTTCTCCTTGCAAGTGTTCCTGTTTGCGCCGTTGGTTACTTATTGTATTAAGAAGTATTCGTTTCGTTTGCATCTTTGGTTTTCTTTGGGGCTGATGATTGCGACTTTGGTGTTTGTTTATACACTGCATTTGTTGCTGTTTGTGATGCTGTTGGGGTTGTTGGTGTTTGTTACTGTGGTGTGTCCGTATTGGTTGATCAGGATGCAGGAATATAAGTTTGAGATTAATGGCCCTTGGGATGAGGCTAAGCTTTGCTTTGATATCACTGATTGAGATTTTGGTGCCTTTTTTTACTTTCTGTAGTGGTTGGAAATGGATGAGGGAAATAAACTGTTTTGTGGATTTGGGTTCCATCAAAAAATTGCATACCTCAGCTTATCATGGGTGAATATTGGAGTTGGGGCATTCTTATGGATTTATGGTGTTATAGGAAAATGTAACATGCTATTCTCATGAGGGAATCA from Argentina anserina chromosome 2, drPotAnse1.1, whole genome shotgun sequence carries:
- the LOC126783998 gene encoding phosphatidylinositol N-acetylglucosaminyltransferase subunit C-like, encoding MGATWRKVAYGGMQPGFDDNHTDDSFLEEMVMNANVVKRDILKVMLHSVSISQYLCIVALVGLVWTYTLRSILNENSLLLLDVTLLGLGFLVLLLTEEMLSFNLFLRYLLNISFFISGLYVLAPIYQTLTTSISSNSIWAVTVALLVLHLFLHDYFGSTVRAPGALHNPTLRSCISLNASVVASVFIASCLRSRLLVFANMLFSLQVFLFAPLVTYCIKKYSFRLHLWFSLGLMIATLVFVYTLHLLLFVMLLGLLVFVTVVCPYWLIRMQEYKFEINGPWDEAKLCFDITD